In the genome of Eulemur rufifrons isolate Redbay chromosome 27, OSU_ERuf_1, whole genome shotgun sequence, one region contains:
- the LOC138375625 gene encoding C4b-binding protein alpha chain-like, with amino-acid sequence MFLLRAPQGTLRRKGEMAVWSLSGLWKVSDPALFQMILVAALLATVLGNCGPPPILQFASPVNPVNETEFQSGSSLRYNCRPGYSRTSSNQILTCNEGQWSYSTFCVKKRCRNPGDLPNGHVEVKTDFYFGSQITFSCFEGYILIGSSTSHCDVQDKGVDWSDPLPQCVIVKCESPPDIRNGKHSGGDEDIYTYGSSVTYSCDTRFSLIGKASISCTVENKTIGVWSPSPPTCEQITCPKPNVPHGSIVSGFGPIYTYKDTIMFNCHKGFILKGSSVIHCKVDNTWDPPPPTCELNSCTDLPDIPHASWERYPRPTKEQMYAIGTVLKYHCLPGYTPTVDEPTTVTCQKNLRWTPYKGCKELCCPIPDLRNGEIIQHRKNRHTNACMYFYGDQLSYSCPGNLKFSATCQPDGMWSPQIPSCDDNCHFPPTIAHGHHKRAHTYSLFREDVIYECDKGYTLVGQAKISCSSSLWTPSAPQCKALCVKPEIANGKPSVEKDQYVELEDITIQCDSGYRIEGPESITCSENRTWYPEVPKCEWEIVEGCEQVLTGRKLMQCLPNPEDVKLALEVYKLSLEIELLERDKARLATLEKEL; translated from the exons ATGTTCCTCCTAAGAGCTCCACAGGGGACCCTTCGTAGAAAAGGGGAGATGGCAGTCTGGTCCCTCTCTGGACTGTGGAAAGTCTCTGATCCAGCTCTGTTCCAGATGATCTTGGTCGCTGCTCTGCTGGCCACTGTTCTTG GCAACTGTGGTCCTCCGCCCATTTTACAGTTTGCTTCTCCAGTAAATCCAGTAAATGAGACAGAGTTCCAAAGCGGAAGTAGTCTGAGATACAACTGCCGCCCTGGCTACAGTAGGACCAGTTCAAATCAGATTCTTACCTGTAATGAAGGCCAATGGAGCTATAGTACCTTCTGTGTCA AGAAACGATGCAGAAACCCAGGAGATTTACCTAATGGGCATGTGGAAGTTAAGACAGATTTCTATTTTGGATCGCAAATCACATTCAGCTGTTTCGAAGG ATATATCTTAATTGGCTCATCCACTAGTCATTGTGATGTTCAAGATAAAGGAGTTGACTGGAGTGATCCTCTTCCACAATGTGTAA TTGTCAAGTGTGAGTCCCCTCCAGACATCAGGAATGGGAAGCACAGTGGTGGAGATGAAGACATCTACACATATGGCTCCTCTGTCACCTACAGCTGTGACACCCGCTTCTCGCTCATAGGCAAAGCCTCTATTTCCTGCACAGTGGAGAATAAAACCATAGGTGTCTGGAGCCCCAGCCCTCCTACCTGTGAAC AAATCACTTGTCCTAAGCCAAACGTGCCACATGGAAGTATTGTCTCTGGATTTGGACCCATCTATACCTACAAAGACACTATCATGTTTAACTGCCACAAAGGTTTTATTCTCAAAGGCAGCAGTGTAATACATTGTAAAGTTGACAACACCTGGGATCCTCCTCCTCCTACTTGTGAGCTCA ATAGTTGTACCGACTTACCAGATATTCCACATGCTTCCTGGGAAAGATATCCTAGGCCAACAAAAGAGCAAATGTATGCTATTGGGACTGTGTTAAAATACCACTGTCTTCCTGGCTATACACCCACCGTGGATGAGCCTACAACTGTGACTTGTCAAAAAAATTTGAGATGGACCCCGTACAAAGGGTGTAAgg aattatgTTGCCCCATACCAGATCTAAGGAATGGTGAAATCATTCAACACAGAAAAAATCGTCACACCAATGCCTGCATGTATTTCTATGGAGACCAGCTTTCATATTCATGTCCTGGGAACCTAAAATTTTCAGCTACATGCCAACCAGATGGCATGTGGAGTCCCCAAATACCATCATGTGATGACA ATTGCCATTTTCCTCCTACCATTGCCCACGGACATCATAAAAGAGCTCATACATATAGCTTATTCAGAGAAGACGTTATCTATGAATGTGATAAAGGATACACTCTCGTTGGACAGGCAAAAATCTCCTGTAGTTCTTCACTCTGGACACCTTCAGCCCCTCAATGTAAAG CTCTGTGTGTGAAACCAGAAATAGCGAATGGAAAGCCGTCTGTGGAGAAGGATCAGTATGTCGAACTTGAAGACATCACCATCCAGTGTGACTCTGGCTATAGAATAGAGGGTCCTGAAAGTATCACTTGCTCAGAGAACAGAACCTGGTACCCAGAGGTGCCCAAGTGTGAGTGG GAGATCGTTGAAGGCTGCGAGCAAGTACTCACAGGCAGAAAACTCATGCAGTGTCTCCCAAACCCAGAGGATGTGAAGCTGGCCCTGGAGGTGTATAAGCTGTCTCTGGAGATTGAACTACTGGAACGAGACAAGGCAAGACTGGCAACTCTGGAGAAAGAATTATAA